From the genome of Candidatus Obscuribacterales bacterium:
AGGTAAATCTTGGTTAATGTCTAGGGCGATCGCCCCTAGTGTTAGCTAACATAGTCCATTATGGACATACTTGAAAGTGCCTATTTCCTGACGGAAATGGGCACTTTTGAATGACATGAGTTTAGGAATCAATACTCTAGCTAAAGGCGAGATAACCAATGAGTGCTAAGTTGAGCAGCGGCACTAAAAATAGCAGAAGTAGCCAAGGTGATTTCCCAAGCTTTTTACAGATCTCAACCCAAACAAGAATACCGACAACAACATTCACAAACGGAATGAAGAATAATATCACCCACCAGCCAGGTTTATCCGCAGCTAAGCACATGACATAGGCATTGGCGATAGGAACCCATGCCAACCAAGAGTTTTCAACTCTTAAGCGATCGCAGATGGTTTGAAGGGAGTAGGAAATGTAAGCATAGAATGCAACAAAGAGAATAAACGTAATGAAGTCGTTCATCAAAATAGCCTTTTGAGAATTTAAACACCAGGTGAACACCCTTGCCCAAACATTCTCATTTTAGAGGGACTCAATCATCCCACGGAAAGTTGTAAGGATTGTTTACTAGACTGTTTAGGAGAGGCT
Proteins encoded in this window:
- a CDS encoding DUF5684 domain-containing protein, giving the protein MNDFITFILFVAFYAYISYSLQTICDRLRVENSWLAWVPIANAYVMCLAADKPGWWVILFFIPFVNVVVGILVWVEICKKLGKSPWLLLLFLVPLLNLALIGYLAFS